Below is a genomic region from Cryptomeria japonica unplaced genomic scaffold, Sugi_1.0 HiC_scaffold_1254, whole genome shotgun sequence.
GGCCGTGCAGTGAGATATTCCCGATAGAACTCAGCCTGCATGGGACACCAAACCTCTGAACATTGCACTTTGGCGATATAACCAAAATTCTGCAACTCCAACCAATTGGCTTCATACATTTTAGGTCCGATCAAAAAATTCAAATCTGCAATCTTGTCGTCTTCACGAACTAGGGTTGCAGTCAACCCTAGTTTGCAGTGAGCCTTGACGATAGTTAGAACTCTTCGAAACATCTTAGCTGGTATAGTGTGCACTTCGTCTAAAAGTATCAGTCCCCACTCTTGATCCATTACCCATTTCATCACTTGGTCGGCCTCCCAACTTCTCTTTTGAGTATGAGAAATCATCGAATAAGTAGTGATGCAAATACCGCAGTTATCTGGTCGATCTTTAGCGTCAGAGGTGAATCGACATATAATACTATCATCAGCCGTCGACCAAAGTTTGAATTGTGTTTTCCATTGCTCAACTGACACACCTGAGTTACATAATACTAGACAACGTTTGCGAACAGTACAGCAAGCTGTCACGCCAACAAGAGACTTACCAGCACCGCAAGGTAAAACTATGATGCCAGATCTAGCTCGGCCATTGCCAAACATTTTTCTCAGGCTCTTTTCTTGATAAGGTCTCAGCACTGCGCTAGGTTTTAGATTAATGTTTACATTAGGATTCACATTGTCTTCTCTGAATGAGTATTCAGCCAACAGTGGGTAATCTAGTTCGATGCAGCGCTTTTGGATTGTCTCAATCTCCTCCTGCTTTACCTCGAACGATATCACCTTGAGGTCCTCTAGATCATCATCCTCGCGCTCGAAGCGCTGATAATAATTATAAATATCATCGGGAACAGCATCAGCATCGGTCGTACCAACTTCGATCACAGCTCCTGTGTTCGGATCCAGCACAGGCTTCTTATCACCTGAAGTAGTATCTAGatttttatctttctcatcttGGTTTGTACCTTGTTGAGGTGCTTGAGTTTGTGGGAGGTTCTGGTTGAACTTGATCCCTTTACGCTGATCTTTAGGTACAATGGTTGTAATCAAATCTTCATTGTCTCCTATTTTCCGACAATGTGCAACAACTGAATCGGCTAAAAGCTTTTCTATCACCTCGTGGAATGAAGATTCAACGAAATATTTGTTTTGTCGTAGTACAAGTTTCACTTTTCCGTAGCTTAGTGTGCATGTAGTGATGAAATTTACTAccggttcaggtagagttgttttgcCTAATCGACGTAGATATTCAA
It encodes:
- the LOC131873227 gene encoding uncharacterized protein LOC131873227, which codes for MSSVVEASVPQAASRIIVDDDVVEDEFGAKDYTKRVALREDHDARPIWVAPDGHIFLETFSPVYKHAHDFLITIAEPVSRPEHVHEYKLTAYSLYAAVSVGLETKDIIEYLRRLGKTTLPEPVVNFITTCTLSYGKVKLVLRQNKYFVESSFHEVIEKLLADSVVAHCRKIGDNEDLITTIVPKDQRDKKPVLDPNTGAVIEVGTTDADAVPDDIYNYYQRFEREDDDLEDLKVISFEVKQEEIETIQKRCIELDYPLLAEYSFREDNVNPNVNINLKPSAVLRPYQEKSLRKMFGNGRARSGIIVLPCGAGKSLVGVTACCTVRKRCLVLCNSGVSVEQWKTQFKLWSTADDSIICRFTSDAKDRPDNCGICITTYSMISHTQKRSWEADQVMKWVMDQEWGLILLDEVHTIPAKMFRRVLTIVKAHCKLGLTATLVREDDKIADLNFLIGPKMYEANWLELQNFGYIAKVQCSEVWCPMQAEFYREYLTARPSKRLLFYVMNPNKFRACQYLIKYHERRSDKVIVFADNVFALKHYATILGRPYIYGPTSQSERMQILQNFKFNPKINTIFVSKVADTSFDLPEANVLIQISSHGGSRRQEAQRLGRILRPKKGALAEEYNAYFYSLVSQDTIEMHFARKRQRFLANQGYSYKVVTTFEGIDKEELMYNTKEEQHQLLQQVMTANDTDAEEEKVANEPGFGLSSGAGRTGASGTYNRRNVTMSSITGADDNTYIEYKTAKQKNEGRHYLFKRFRQTKR